Proteins from a single region of Sesamum indicum cultivar Zhongzhi No. 13 linkage group LG5, S_indicum_v1.0, whole genome shotgun sequence:
- the LOC105161697 gene encoding sucrose-phosphatase 2 isoform X1, translating to MLLRRREASLLKTMDRLAGNARLMIVSDLDHTMVDHHDPENLSLLRFNALWESNYRNNSLLVFSTGRSPTLYKELRKEKPMLTPDITIMSVGTEITYGNCMIPDEGWVEFLNKKWDRNIVSEETSKFPELTLQSETEQRPHKVSFYVQKDKAQEIMKALSTSLEKRGLDVKIIYSGGMDLDILPQGAGKGQALAYLLKKFKAAGKLPHNTLVCGDSGNDAELFSIPDVHGVMVSNAQEELLQWHAANAKNNSKIIHATERCAAGIIQAIGHFKLGPSTSPRDVMDLSDTKMENFDPAYEVVKFYLFYERWRRAEVEHSEHYLANLKSVCCPSGTFVHPSGIEKLLRDCVNSLKTCYGDKQGKQFRVWVDQVLPAQVGSDSWLVIFKKWEQSGEVRQCCLTTVLLSSKDVSVAQGLTWVHVHQTWLDGAGPNSHTTWLF from the exons ATGCTACTGAGGAGG AGGGAAGCTAGCCTTCTCAAAACTATGGATCGTCTTGCCGGTAATGCACGGCTCATGATTGTCTCAGATCTTGATCATACAATG GTTGATCATCATGATCCTGAGAATCTGTCTCTGCTTAGATTCAATGCTTTATGGGAATCCAATTACCGTAATAATTCCTTATTGGTGTTCTCAACTGGGAGGTCACCCACACTGTACAAGGAGTTAAGGAAAGAGAAGCCCATGCTAACCCCTGATATCACAATAATGTCTGTGGGAACTGAAATAACTTATGGTAACTGTATGATACCAGATGAGGGTTGggttgaatttttaaataagaagtGGGACAGGAACATAGTATCCGAAGAGACAAGCAAGTTTCCTGAACTCACTCTTCAG TCGGAGACAGAACAACGACCACATAAGGTAAGTTTCTATGTCCAGAAAGACAAGGCCCAAGAAATCATGAAAGCTCTTTCTACAAGCTTGGAAAAACGCGGG TTGGatgtcaaaataatttacagTGGTGGAATGGACTTGGATATATTGCCTCAAGGAGCTGGCAAAGGGCAAGCACTTGCTTATTTgctgaaaaaattcaaagccGCTGGTAAATTACCTCATAACACCCTTGTTTGTGGTGACTCCGGAAATGATGCTGAACTATTTAGCATTCCAGATGTACATGGTGTTATG GTCAGCAATGCACAGGAAGAGTTACTGCAGTGGCATGCTGccaatgcaaaaaataattctaaaataattcatgCGACAGAGAGATGTGCAGCTGGCATAATACAAGCGATTGGTCACTTTAAGCTGGGTCCAAGTACATCTCCAAGAGATGTTATGGACTTATCTGACACTAAGATGGAGAACTTTGATCCAGCTTATGAAGTAGTGAAATTTTACTTGTTCTACGAGAGGTGGAGACGTGCCGAAGTTGAACATTCTGAGCATTATTTAGCTAATCTAAAATCAGTTTGT TGTCCATCTGGCACTTTTGTACATCCATCTGGAATTGAGAAGTTACTTCGTGATTGCGTAAACTCACTGAAAACGTGTTATGGGGACAAACAAGGGAAACAATTTCGGGTTTGGGTGGATCAGGTTTTGCCTGCACAGGTTGGTTCTGACTCATGGCTGGTGATATTCAAGAAATGGGAGCAATCTG GTGAGGTGCGGCAATGTTGTCTGACCACTGTTCTATTAAGCTCAAAG GATGTAAGTGTTGCACAAGGGCTGACTTGGGTTCATGTACACCAGACATGGTTGGATGGAGCAGGTCCAAACAGTCACACAACCTGGTTGTTTTAA
- the LOC105161697 gene encoding sucrose-phosphatase 2 isoform X2 codes for MDRLAGNARLMIVSDLDHTMVDHHDPENLSLLRFNALWESNYRNNSLLVFSTGRSPTLYKELRKEKPMLTPDITIMSVGTEITYGNCMIPDEGWVEFLNKKWDRNIVSEETSKFPELTLQSETEQRPHKVSFYVQKDKAQEIMKALSTSLEKRGLDVKIIYSGGMDLDILPQGAGKGQALAYLLKKFKAAGKLPHNTLVCGDSGNDAELFSIPDVHGVMVSNAQEELLQWHAANAKNNSKIIHATERCAAGIIQAIGHFKLGPSTSPRDVMDLSDTKMENFDPAYEVVKFYLFYERWRRAEVEHSEHYLANLKSVCCPSGTFVHPSGIEKLLRDCVNSLKTCYGDKQGKQFRVWVDQVLPAQVGSDSWLVIFKKWEQSGEVRQCCLTTVLLSSKDVSVAQGLTWVHVHQTWLDGAGPNSHTTWLF; via the exons ATGGATCGTCTTGCCGGTAATGCACGGCTCATGATTGTCTCAGATCTTGATCATACAATG GTTGATCATCATGATCCTGAGAATCTGTCTCTGCTTAGATTCAATGCTTTATGGGAATCCAATTACCGTAATAATTCCTTATTGGTGTTCTCAACTGGGAGGTCACCCACACTGTACAAGGAGTTAAGGAAAGAGAAGCCCATGCTAACCCCTGATATCACAATAATGTCTGTGGGAACTGAAATAACTTATGGTAACTGTATGATACCAGATGAGGGTTGggttgaatttttaaataagaagtGGGACAGGAACATAGTATCCGAAGAGACAAGCAAGTTTCCTGAACTCACTCTTCAG TCGGAGACAGAACAACGACCACATAAGGTAAGTTTCTATGTCCAGAAAGACAAGGCCCAAGAAATCATGAAAGCTCTTTCTACAAGCTTGGAAAAACGCGGG TTGGatgtcaaaataatttacagTGGTGGAATGGACTTGGATATATTGCCTCAAGGAGCTGGCAAAGGGCAAGCACTTGCTTATTTgctgaaaaaattcaaagccGCTGGTAAATTACCTCATAACACCCTTGTTTGTGGTGACTCCGGAAATGATGCTGAACTATTTAGCATTCCAGATGTACATGGTGTTATG GTCAGCAATGCACAGGAAGAGTTACTGCAGTGGCATGCTGccaatgcaaaaaataattctaaaataattcatgCGACAGAGAGATGTGCAGCTGGCATAATACAAGCGATTGGTCACTTTAAGCTGGGTCCAAGTACATCTCCAAGAGATGTTATGGACTTATCTGACACTAAGATGGAGAACTTTGATCCAGCTTATGAAGTAGTGAAATTTTACTTGTTCTACGAGAGGTGGAGACGTGCCGAAGTTGAACATTCTGAGCATTATTTAGCTAATCTAAAATCAGTTTGT TGTCCATCTGGCACTTTTGTACATCCATCTGGAATTGAGAAGTTACTTCGTGATTGCGTAAACTCACTGAAAACGTGTTATGGGGACAAACAAGGGAAACAATTTCGGGTTTGGGTGGATCAGGTTTTGCCTGCACAGGTTGGTTCTGACTCATGGCTGGTGATATTCAAGAAATGGGAGCAATCTG GTGAGGTGCGGCAATGTTGTCTGACCACTGTTCTATTAAGCTCAAAG GATGTAAGTGTTGCACAAGGGCTGACTTGGGTTCATGTACACCAGACATGGTTGGATGGAGCAGGTCCAAACAGTCACACAACCTGGTTGTTTTAA
- the LOC105161695 gene encoding uncharacterized protein LOC105161695 encodes MDSSLGTGFMAVFAASGSVVLLAMQVHKRLLSNFMKQMEFEFKNSTVGVKDEPKKKVRFADEETVADQRSCGKKHMSRPAAAAGAAARYNNNENLEGMPQNWQVMYKGILQCRNLRGYN; translated from the exons ATGGATAGTTCATTAGGAACCGGTTTTATGGCGGTTTTTGCAGCCTCGGGCAGCGTGGTTTTGCTCGCCATGCAGGTCCACAAACGCCTTCTCTCCAATTTCATGAAGCAGATGGAATTCGAGTTCAAGAATTCGACCG TGGGGGTGAAGGATGAGCCGAAGAAGAAGGTGAGATTCGCGGACGAAGAAACAGTGGCTGATCAGAGATCTTGTGGGAAGAAACACATGTCAAGGCCTGCGGCGGCGGCGGGGGCGGCCGCCCGGTATAACAATAATGAGAATTTGGAGGGTATGCCCCAGAATTGGCAAGTAATGTACAAAGGGATTTTACAGTGCAGGAACCTTAGGGGgtataactaa
- the LOC105161799 gene encoding uncharacterized protein LOC105161799: protein MAVFNTRLAALLISLSVVLSAASATADPPSPPTLDEVSSYLSGLKEHFRFLQESSLAPPPEEHAAKDMTHYLTEHMSAAVKMVEDFSSTTLGKRLNDSSTDEYTKKTLLACEEMYKNAVQAMNNGMNSVSTGDFVQARAETHTFINNINACDDSSMEFQTFAEWAREVGGDCLAKIVEHIDPEE from the coding sequence ATGGCTGTCTTCAACACCCGCCTCGCCGCATTGCTTATCTCCCTCTCCGTCGTCCTCTCCGCTGCCTCCGCCACTGCCGATCCCCCATCCCCTCCGACCTTAGATGAAGTATCCTCCTACCTTTCGGGATTGAAGGAACATTTTAGATTCCTGCAGGAAAGCAGCCTTGCCCCGCCGCCGGAAGAGCATGCGGCCAAGGACATGACCCACTATCTTACTGAGCATATGAGCGCCGCCGTCAAAATGGTGGAGGATTTCTCGTCCACCACGCTGGGAAAGCGGTTGAATGATTCCTCGACCGACGAATACACGAAGAAGACCCTTCTTGCGTGCGAGGAGATGTACAAGAACGCCGTGCAGGCAATGAATAATGGGATGAATAGCGTCTCAACCGGAGACTTCGTTCAGGCGAGGGCGGAGACACACACGTTTATTAATAACATCAACGCCTGTGACGACAGCTCCATGGAGTTCCAGACCTTCGCAGAGTGGGCAAGGGAAGTCGGCGGTGACTGTCTTGCTAAGATTGTCGAACACATTGACCCTGAGGAATAA
- the LOC105161700 gene encoding prolycopene isomerase, chloroplastic has product MDIMSSGLSSPQSTISDWKIRPLGNQKSRNPWQKVYCFDQWKPRNFGDHQIHGLEFGVKRAKRRQRNRFPLKSVVDVGKVLETESSSTEGDRNSSFYDAIVIGSGVGGLVAATQLAVKGAKVLVLEKYVIPGGSSGFYQRDGFTFDVGSSVMFGFSDKGNLNLITQALAAVGCRMQVIPDPTTVHFHLPNDFSIQVHREYNKFISELVSKFPHEREGILKFYGVCWKIFNALNSLELKSLEEPIYLFGQFFKKPLECLTLAYYLPQNAGNIARNYIKDPELLSFIDAECFIVSTVNAMQTPIINASMVMCDRHFGGINYPVGGIGEIAKSLAKGLVDQGSEILYKANATSIIIEDGKAVGVKLSDGRQFYAKTIISNATRWDTFGKLLKKEDLPEEEKRFQKAYVKAPSFLSIHLGVKADVLPPDTDCHHFVLEDDWENLEKPYGSIFLSIPTVLDKSLAPEGNHILHIFTTSPIENWEGLSRKDYEAKKELVAEKLISRLDKKLFPGLKSSIVFKEVGTPKTHRRYLARDSGTYGPMPRRTPKGLLAMPFNTTAISGLYCVGDSCFPGQGVIAVAFSGVMCAHRVAADIGLEKKNPVLDTALLGVLGWLRTLA; this is encoded by the exons ATGGACATCATGAGTTCTGGGCTTTCCTCCCCTCAGTCAACTATCAGTGACTGGAAGATTAGACCTTTGGGCaaccaaaaatcaagaaacccATGGCAGAAAGTTTACTGTTTTGACCAATGGAAACCACGAAATTTCGGTGATCACCAGATCCACGGGTTGGAATTTGGGGTTAAGAGGGCAAAGCGCAGGCAAAGAAACAGGTTCCCGTTGAAATCAGTGGTCGATGTTGGCAAAGTATTGGAAACTGAAAGTAGCTCCACGGAAGGTGATAGGAATAGTAGCTTCTATGATGCGATTGTTATAGGCTCTGGGGTTGGAGGATTGGTGGCGGCCACGCAGCTGGCAGTGAAAGGTGCCAAGGTTTTGGTTTTGGAGAAGTATGTGATTCCTGGAGGAAGCTCTGGGTTTTATCAGAGGGATGGCTTCACATTTGATGTTGGTTCATCGGTCATGTTTGGTTTCAGTGATAAG ggaaatttgaatttgatcacGCAAGCATTGGCTGCAGTAGGATGTAGGATGCAAGTGATACCTGACCCGACCACTGTTCATTTTCATTTACCTAATGACTTCTCAATTCAAGTGCATAGAGAATATAACAAATTCATTTCGGAACTTGTCAGTAAGTTTCCCCATGAAAGAGAAGGCATTCTCAAATTCTATGGTGTCTGCTGGAag ATTTTCAATGCATTGAACTCACTGGAATTGAAATCTCTGGAGGAGCCAATCTATCTGTTTGGACAGTTTTTTAAGAAGCCTCTTGAATGCTTGACTCTGG CCTACTATCTGCCCCAGAATGCTGGCAACATAGCTCGAAACTATATTAAGGATCCTGAATTGTTGTCCTTCATCGATGCTGAG TGTTTCATAGTGAGCACGGTTAACGCCATGCAGACACCTATTATCAATGCAAGCatg gttatgtgtgataGACATTTTGGCGGAATCAACTATCCTGTTGGTGGAATTGGAGAAATTGCAAAGTCACTGGCAAAGGGTTTGGTTGATCAAGGGAGCGAGATACTTTACAAGGCAAATGCAACCAGTATTATCATTGAAGATGGAAAAGCT GTTGGGGTGAAGCTATCAGATGGAAGACAATTCTATGCTAAAACCATAATTTCAAATGCAACTAGATGGGATACCTTTG gTAAGCTCTTGAAAAAGGAAGATCTGCCtgaggaagaaaaaagattcCAGAAGGCATATGTTAAAGCACCATCTTTCCTTTCTATCCACTTGGGGGTTAAAGCTGATGTTTTGCCTCCAGATACTGATTGCCACCATTTTGTCCTCGAG GATGATTGGGAAAATCTGGAAAAACCTTATGGAAGTATATTCTTGAGCATTCCAACAGTTCTTGATAAGTCATTAGCTCCAGAAGGAAACCACATTCTTCACATTTTCACAACTTCACCGATCGAGAATTGGGAG GGCCTCTCACGCAAAGATTATGAGGCAAAAAAGGAACTTGTGGCCGAAAAGTTAATCAGCAGGCTCGACAAGAAGTTATTCCCTGGACTTAAATCATCTATTGTTTTTAAGGAG GTGGGGACACCAAAGACACACAGGCGATACCTGGCTCGTGATAGTGGTACATATGGTCCAATGCCTCGCAGAACTCCAAAGGGCTTATTAGCAATGCCTTTCAATACAACT GCTATAAGTGGTCTGTATTGTGTGGGAGATAGTTGCTTTCCAGGGCAAGGTGTCATAGCTGTAGCCTTTTCAGGAGTTATGTGTGCACATCGAGTGGCAGCTGATATAG gattggaaaagaaaaacccaGTGCTTGATACTGCTCTCCTTGGGGTACTTGGTTGGTTAAGGACACTAGCATGA